CTATTTTATATTACTTTCATGTTTCAGAAGATATGCCACCAATACCTGCAAAAGAATTAATTAATCTTTCAGAAAATATAAAAACTCTTCAATCCGATCTTAAATGGTTTGACTGGGAGCGTTATTCTTACAGACAAAACCGCCGCATGATTCTGGGCGGGTTAATCGGACAAATTGTTTTTG
Above is a window of Candidatus Desulfofervidus auxilii DNA encoding:
- the cas6 gene encoding CRISPR system precrRNA processing endoribonuclease RAMP protein Cas6; amino-acid sequence: MYQKKLVKTLEFHHIIRALLRRISILYYFHVSEDMPPIPAKELINLSENIKTLQSDLKWFDWERYSYRQNRRMILGGLIGQIVFEGNLSPFYDLIKAGEIFHCGKNTSFGLGKYKFLIF